TTGCCACATATTTCACAGACATAAGGTTTGTCCTTTGTATGCGTAcgtaaatgagtttttaaattatttttttgagagaATTTATTGCCACAGACTTCACAGCCATAAGGTTTGTCCTTTGTATGCGTACGTAAGtgagtttttaaattacttatttgagAGAACTTATTGCCACAGACTTCACAGACATAAGGTTTGTCCTTTGTATGCGTACGTAAGtgagtttttaaattacttatttgagAGAATTTATTACCACAGACTTCACAGACATAGGGCTTTTCTTCTTTGTGAATAcgtaaatgtacttttaaactaCACGCAAGAGCGAAAGCTTTAATACAGATATCACAGACATAAGGTTGTTCTTTTGTATGAATGCGTAAATGTTCCTTTAAACCAGATTTACGTGCGAATGCTTTAATACAGATATCACAGACATAAGGTTTATCATTTTCATGAATAATCAAGTGTGCCATTAATGCACTTTTTCTGCTGAATGCTTTATTACATATTTCACATATATCGGTTTTTTCGTTTATGTGACAGCGTGTATGAGTTTTTAAATGACTTCTTGTTTTGAACGCTTTACCGCAAGTTTCACATATATGGGGTTCACGTTTGAATGGCACAATGAATGCTTATTTAAAGCTACTCTATTAGTGCAATTAATTCCACATATTTCACATTGAAATCGTATTTCTCTCCGATAAGGGAGCGAATATTTCTTTAGTTCTTCTTCCATATTTAATTCTACTTCACACACAGCATACATCTATATCTCTtgatttgatatttattcattagATTTTGTTCTttgactaaatataaaaaaaaatcaggcatTCAAATGAATTAAGTGAAGATAATCCCAATTATTCCAAGATATTTCTATCTCACAAATTCGATCAGCAttctttaaatttggaataatttagcTCTCATAGGTcttctttaatgaatattaaaaacacagcttttcatttttatgatggaaaaagggattcaaatatttatttatttaaacgaaaACTTACTTGTAACGGCTcctaactttttaaaacttttagactCATGTTTTGACTTCTTATTAATCTCGAATTTAATCGCTGCttgttataatgtaaaaaaatctgttattccaATCCGCTATTAATCCGAGGTGTTTTGTTTAAGTTTACATGTCATATAATAATATcagttaaataagaaattttcttcttGTAACCGCAGAAGTTTTTCAGCAATCATTGCAAGCAATTTACGAAGCAGACAGagtaagacaaaaataataataatgatttcatgaaagaaaaaaataataaaattataatgatttcaagttatttttgaGGAGGGTTCTTTCTTCTTTGGGGTTCATCTTTGGGGAGGTTGTGTTAGTACGAGTGCTAGTTTTCATGGTTTCTACAGTTTTCATACATATCTCGATAACAAACCATATTTTCCTATATGCCTCTGCATCAAATGAATTTAGGTCATCATCAGTTGTATTCTGGTTGTCGATTCCAATAGAtcccattattttatttctgtacttttACAAAACTCTTCTGTAttaagtaaagaattatattcgtagttttgttttttaatttttatttatgatctcAATTTCTGTATAATCTCCACTTATATTTCGATATCAAAACCTTCTTCAGATGCGATTTGAAATGCAATTAATCGAGATTAGAAGCTTTAagtataataatttcagattatcTGCCGATCTTCTGCCTTGAAGAAGATCTATGTTTCAATGCAGAGTTCTGCTTTGGAGCTATCGCTTATTccttcaaaacaataaaattctaatcACTATAATTCAATCATTGCCGTTATTCggaaattgaacatttttttgctgttatttaagatgaaaaatattgtatttataaaatttcttaaaataagaagatTGTTCATTTGGGTTCAAAATTTACACTTGACTTTCAAAGTGATAATTCAAAAGGAACCTAGCTAGACACatgaaaattatgatataattacTAATTCAAAGAtgtctattaatttaatttaaacgtttcaaatttagaaatattgaaaattgtagaaatattgtAGTATAAACGCTTCACATTTCTTTTACACTCACACGCTACAAATcagttggaatttttaaaataatacagtataGTTCGTAAGTGATGCAGAAACAACTAATCTCCTGGGTTAAGTAATATCTACTCGGGAATACTAAATATGTCACCCTCCCCGCCGAATGGAAACAAAAGCCGTTCGTTcagaagttgatttttttttttgttgttgtttaagatcaaaagtattatatttactaaattcGTTAAATTCTTTCTTGAGGAAGTTCAATTTTTCAATGCGTAGGGGCTATTTTCAATGCTTAGGGTTCTTCTTAGGGGCTATCGCTTATCacctaaaaataatgaaattctaagcATTATGATTCAGTCATTGCCGTTATTcgaaaattgaacattttttgtttttattataaagatgaaaaagactatattgattaaatttgttCAGATGGGgtgattttatagaaatttaacacTCATTCAGTTTCAGGTTAATTGTACCAAACAACGTAAAGTGCATTTCATTTATGCTATTTATCTTATGAAGCCTTTagtatttttttgtagaaataaatgaTTGTGCCAGTGCTTGTGATGTTTCTTATATTGTccttaattttcataaaacataatcCTTTTGCAATAATcgctgttttgaaattatatttaaaatgtgggTGATGAAACCGACAGTCAAAATTCTATAcgatt
Above is a genomic segment from Argiope bruennichi chromosome 1, qqArgBrue1.1, whole genome shotgun sequence containing:
- the LOC129972290 gene encoding zinc finger protein 239-like, which encodes MAHLIIHENDKPYVCDICIKAFARKSGLKEHLRIHTKEQPYVCDICIKAFALACSLKVHLRIHKEEKPYVCEVCGNKFSQISNLKTHLRTHTKDKPYVCEVCGNKFSQISNLKTHLRTHTKDKPYGCEVCGNKFSQKNNLKTHLRTHTKDKPYVCEICGNKFSQISNLKTHLRTHTKEKPYVCEICGKGRSSRANLIKHLRTHPEEEI